A single region of the Fimbriimonadaceae bacterium genome encodes:
- a CDS encoding aldehyde dehydrogenase family protein, with protein sequence MSAHQDLLNRLIPNLSAFSGSDLTVTSPIDGAELARLKLDTKAEVDAKIAKSVEAFKAWREVPAPHRGELVRRLGEKLRAHKEDLAVLVTMECGKLLEEGRGEVQEMIDICDFAVGLSRQLYGLTIQSERKNHAMHENWLPLGPVGIISAFNFPVAVWSWNASLALVCGDSCLWKPSEKTPLTALACQSLFDEVCRGFEGAPDALSQVILGVAEQGAQMVDDHRVPLISATGSTRMGSIVGPKVAARFGRSLLELGGNNAIIVTPSADLNVAIPSILFGSVGTAGQRCTSTRRVIVHRSLIDKVFSTLKDAYLQIGSTKVGNPLEAGTLVGPLIDKMAFDGMQSALARIQNEAMEVVGGERVLSDKFPNGYYVHPALVRLEKQSEAVFAETFAPIAYVIPYDTLEEALEIHNAVPQGLSSAIMTTDVRDAEYFKRNSDCGIANVNIGTSGAEIGGAFGGEKETGGGRESGSDAWKAYMRRQTSTTFYGREKPALAQGIKFEV encoded by the coding sequence ATGTCTGCACACCAAGACTTACTGAACCGCCTCATCCCCAACCTTTCCGCCTTTTCCGGCTCCGACCTGACCGTCACTTCTCCCATCGACGGCGCGGAGCTTGCCAGACTGAAGCTGGACACTAAGGCCGAGGTGGACGCCAAGATCGCCAAGAGCGTGGAAGCGTTCAAGGCTTGGCGCGAGGTTCCGGCTCCGCATCGGGGCGAACTGGTGCGGCGGCTTGGCGAGAAGCTAAGAGCACATAAAGAGGATTTGGCTGTTCTGGTCACGATGGAGTGTGGAAAGCTCCTTGAGGAGGGCCGGGGCGAAGTCCAGGAGATGATCGACATCTGCGACTTTGCCGTTGGGCTCAGCCGCCAGCTTTACGGCCTTACCATTCAAAGCGAGCGCAAAAACCATGCGATGCACGAGAATTGGCTCCCGCTCGGGCCGGTCGGGATCATCAGCGCGTTCAACTTCCCCGTCGCGGTGTGGTCGTGGAATGCAAGCTTGGCGCTGGTCTGCGGCGACTCCTGCCTTTGGAAGCCCAGCGAGAAAACTCCCCTCACGGCTCTTGCCTGCCAAAGCCTGTTCGACGAGGTTTGTCGCGGTTTTGAAGGGGCTCCAGACGCCTTGAGCCAAGTCATTCTTGGCGTTGCCGAGCAGGGCGCGCAAATGGTGGATGACCACCGAGTGCCGCTCATCAGCGCGACCGGATCGACCCGAATGGGCAGCATCGTCGGGCCGAAGGTTGCGGCGCGGTTTGGCCGTTCGCTGCTGGAGCTTGGCGGCAATAACGCGATCATCGTCACACCATCGGCAGACCTGAACGTTGCGATTCCGTCGATCCTATTCGGTTCCGTCGGCACGGCGGGCCAGCGCTGCACCAGCACACGGCGCGTGATCGTCCACCGAAGCCTGATTGACAAGGTTTTTAGCACGCTCAAAGACGCCTATCTGCAGATCGGATCGACCAAGGTTGGGAATCCACTTGAAGCCGGAACGCTGGTGGGGCCGCTCATCGACAAAATGGCTTTTGACGGGATGCAGTCCGCCCTTGCGCGAATCCAGAATGAGGCGATGGAGGTTGTGGGCGGAGAGCGGGTCTTGAGCGACAAATTCCCGAACGGCTACTACGTGCATCCCGCGCTGGTGCGGCTGGAGAAGCAGTCGGAAGCGGTCTTTGCCGAGACCTTCGCGCCGATCGCTTATGTGATCCCTTACGACACGCTTGAGGAGGCGCTTGAGATTCATAACGCTGTTCCGCAGGGGCTTAGTTCGGCGATCATGACGACGGACGTCCGCGACGCCGAATACTTCAAACGCAACAGCGATTGCGGCATTGCGAATGTGAATATCGGTACGAGTGGAGCCGAGATCGGCGGGGCGTTTGGCGGGGAAAAAGAGACCGGCGGCGGGCGAGAGTCGGGCTCGGATGCGTGGAAGGCGTATATGCGACGGCAAACCAGCACGACGTTCTACGGTCGGGAGAAGCCTGCGCTGGCGCAGGGGATTAAGTTTGAGGTGTAA
- a CDS encoding helix-turn-helix transcriptional regulator codes for MEVQNLDQLLQWILDRAPKVRELAEQAAYSRSHYSRSLSEELGEPVQSIRKRLLLERAAWQLRTSKLSVSEIAIEAGYDSLEGFSRAFRAEFGVSPSEHRTADLPAWALPSTAGIHFHPYGLIIRRKERMNMNITERMMRHHVWHVDRLIQLAGTLSDEQLDQPTIDLPQPVVFNDPHPDVRSTLDWIIFTQEVWLAAVNGESCIQEGRDTTLAGLKERHRKSGQGLLTLLERIERERLYDTEFVDGLCDPPQAFTFGGIIAHILTFSAARRVLALAALNKLGVVTNDYGDPLNWERSGGL; via the coding sequence ATGGAAGTACAGAACCTAGACCAATTGCTGCAGTGGATTCTCGACCGCGCCCCGAAAGTGAGGGAGCTGGCCGAGCAGGCCGCCTACAGCCGATCGCACTACTCGCGCTCTTTGAGTGAAGAGTTGGGCGAGCCGGTGCAGAGCATCCGCAAACGGCTGCTTTTGGAGCGGGCGGCATGGCAGTTGCGAACGAGCAAGCTCAGCGTAAGTGAGATCGCCATCGAAGCGGGTTATGACTCGCTGGAAGGCTTTTCTCGTGCGTTTCGAGCTGAGTTCGGGGTTTCGCCGAGCGAACACCGAACCGCGGATTTGCCTGCGTGGGCGCTGCCCAGCACGGCGGGGATTCACTTCCACCCTTACGGACTGATCATCCGAAGAAAGGAGAGAATGAACATGAATATCACTGAACGCATGATGAGGCACCACGTATGGCACGTGGATCGCCTTATCCAGCTTGCCGGAACTTTATCTGACGAGCAACTTGATCAACCGACGATTGACCTTCCCCAGCCGGTCGTCTTCAACGACCCGCACCCCGATGTGCGGAGTACGCTCGACTGGATCATCTTCACACAGGAGGTTTGGCTTGCTGCTGTGAATGGGGAAAGCTGCATTCAGGAGGGGCGCGACACAACGCTTGCAGGCTTGAAGGAGCGGCATCGCAAGTCGGGACAGGGATTGCTTACGTTACTAGAACGGATCGAAAGAGAGCGTCTGTATGACACCGAGTTTGTGGACGGGCTGTGCGATCCGCCACAGGCGTTCACCTTCGGCGGGATCATCGCGCACATCCTGACGTTCTCGGCAGCACGGCGGGTGTTGGCGCTTGCCGCGCTGAACAAGCTTGGAGTGGTCACGAATGACTACGGCGATCCTTTGAACTGGGAACGGAGTGGCGGTTTGTAG
- a CDS encoding lactate/malate dehydrogenase family protein, producing MKVSIIGGGGRVGSDAAFVLQLGGIVTEIALMDMNQDMAAGEALDLRHGSALTSNQTFTSGGYEVVDGSDCVVITAGLRRKPDESRLELINRNVGLFRGILDELKKVKLNAGATIIVVSNPVDILTQLTVESEILPVNQVLGLGTVLDTCRFRSLIADRLKVGALDVDALILGEHGDSMVPIWSTANIKGVPFANIPGFTPALGDEIFDFTKKSGAEVIRLKGGAGRAVGVSIAEVVHAIAKDSKEALPVSAWQTGKLGISDTCLSLPTRVGRAGVIEILEPTVTAEEREGLHKSMERLKETRAQIA from the coding sequence ATGAAAGTCAGTATCATCGGAGGAGGGGGCCGCGTCGGATCGGATGCGGCTTTTGTTTTGCAACTTGGCGGGATCGTGACCGAGATCGCCCTGATGGACATGAATCAGGACATGGCCGCCGGTGAGGCCCTGGACCTGCGCCACGGTTCGGCCCTGACGTCCAACCAGACGTTTACCAGCGGCGGCTATGAAGTCGTCGACGGCAGCGACTGTGTGGTCATCACCGCCGGTTTGCGCCGCAAGCCCGACGAGTCGCGCTTGGAGCTGATCAACCGCAACGTTGGATTGTTTCGAGGCATCCTCGACGAGCTCAAAAAGGTCAAGCTGAACGCGGGTGCGACGATCATCGTCGTCTCCAACCCGGTCGACATTTTGACGCAGCTCACCGTGGAGAGCGAGATCCTTCCCGTGAACCAGGTTCTTGGTCTGGGCACCGTGCTTGATACTTGCCGATTCCGCAGCCTCATCGCCGACCGCTTGAAGGTGGGTGCGCTGGACGTGGATGCTCTTATCCTCGGCGAGCATGGCGACTCGATGGTCCCGATTTGGTCGACGGCGAACATCAAGGGCGTTCCGTTTGCAAATATTCCCGGCTTTACTCCGGCGCTTGGCGACGAGATTTTCGACTTCACGAAGAAGTCGGGGGCGGAAGTGATTCGCTTGAAGGGTGGCGCGGGCCGCGCCGTCGGCGTTTCCATCGCCGAAGTGGTTCATGCCATTGCCAAGGATTCCAAAGAGGCACTTCCGGTATCCGCTTGGCAGACCGGAAAGCTGGGCATCAGCGACACCTGCCTTTCTCTTCCCACGCGGGTTGGTCGTGCGGGCGTGATTGAGATCCTTGAGCCGACCGTTACGGCGGAAGAGCGAGAAGGTCTGCACAAGTCGATGGAGAGGCTGAAAGAGACGCGGGCACAGATAGCGTAG